In Candidatus Defluviibacterium haderslevense, the following are encoded in one genomic region:
- a CDS encoding acyltransferase, with protein MELSFLRRITSSGKYISVVDGLRFLAIAMVIIYHLDGFIFRELNHTYLDAKTVYSWWHALCLRGYFGVELFFVISGFILALPFTEYYLNQGSKISIRSYFVRRLTRLEPPYIISLIIIFWVYVFVIQTKSYDDLAPSFLSSLFYAHTLIYDRSILPLVSTVTWSLEIEVQFYILAPLLFYVYFKKINDRRINLIFLTLFISNCSKILKPDFYSLYEYFHFFLLGILLADYYISKERIKILEQWIQLSGSFMVGFISFVMIILTDITYIESKVGILKMGLSTVQLMFLFIFFYNVLFRAGPVRFYSNAIVTSIGGMCYSIYLFHNEIINGIGFYLIKHPFSSYYIMDYVLISIILSVSILILSTIFYILIERPCMNKRWPSELWTKLSAPFVKGK; from the coding sequence ATGGAGTTAAGTTTCCTAAGACGAATTACCAGTTCCGGAAAGTACATCTCTGTTGTTGATGGCTTGAGATTTTTGGCTATTGCCATGGTCATCATTTACCATCTGGATGGTTTTATTTTTCGAGAACTCAATCATACTTATCTTGATGCTAAAACAGTGTATTCCTGGTGGCATGCATTATGTCTAAGAGGGTATTTTGGCGTTGAATTATTTTTTGTGATTAGCGGTTTTATTTTAGCATTACCATTTACAGAATATTATCTCAATCAAGGGTCAAAAATTTCAATTCGAAGCTATTTTGTGAGACGTTTAACGCGTCTTGAACCTCCATACATTATCAGTTTAATCATTATATTTTGGGTTTATGTTTTTGTTATTCAAACTAAATCCTATGATGATCTCGCACCAAGTTTTTTATCTTCATTATTTTATGCACACACCCTGATCTATGACAGAAGTATTCTTCCATTAGTTAGTACGGTTACCTGGAGTTTAGAAATCGAAGTTCAGTTTTATATACTTGCACCTTTGTTGTTTTATGTATACTTTAAAAAGATTAATGATAGAAGAATCAATCTCATTTTCCTAACCTTATTTATTTCCAACTGCTCCAAAATATTGAAGCCAGATTTTTATTCACTGTATGAATATTTTCATTTTTTTCTGCTGGGTATTTTGTTAGCTGATTACTATATTTCCAAGGAGCGAATCAAAATTTTAGAACAATGGATACAATTATCTGGTTCATTCATGGTTGGATTCATCAGTTTTGTCATGATCATATTGACCGATATCACCTATATTGAATCCAAAGTAGGTATACTTAAAATGGGATTGAGCACAGTGCAATTAATGTTTCTTTTTATTTTCTTTTACAATGTATTATTTCGTGCGGGACCTGTTCGGTTTTATTCGAATGCTATCGTGACGAGCATTGGTGGGATGTGCTATTCCATTTATTTGTTTCACAATGAAATTATCAATGGCATAGGTTTTTATTTAATCAAACATCCATTTAGTTCTTATTACATTATGGATTATGTCTTGATATCGATTATACTTAGTGTGAGTATACTTATTCTTTCTACAATATTTTATATTCTGATTGAGCGGCCATGCATGAACAAGAGATGGCCTTCAGAATTATGGACAAAGTTGAGTGCGCCATTTGTAAAAGGGAAATAA
- a CDS encoding aldehyde dehydrogenase — protein MLTIQNFIDGSFTNPVGNQWLDLVNPATNEVFGNIPASQEDDVFLAVEAATKSQLAWQNCSSNDRFLILNRIADGIEEHLEELALAETSDTGKPLQASRTIDIPRAAANFRFFATAAMHFASESHGAPDSINYTLRQPIGIVGCISPWNLPLYLFTWKIAPALATGNCVIAKPSEMSPTTAYLLGKIVKEAGLPDGVLNILHGLGPQVGMAMVAHPKIKAISFTGGTKTGQTISSVAAPMFKKLSLELGGKNPCIVFNDCDYDKTLSEVSRLAFSNQGQICLCGSRILIHKDIYEKFKTDLIQKVASIRIGDPLDSKTQMGSLISAQHLDKVTNYIHLAQSEGGTLLFGGNTIHPEGRCQNGAFLEPTVFEHLGPNCRTNQEEIFGPVITLQSFSDETEVLELANASEYGLAASIWTRDLNRAHRLSQNLQSGIVWVNCWLLRDLRTPFGGVKNSGVGREGGWEAMRFFTEAKNVCIKFN, from the coding sequence ATGTTAACAATACAAAATTTTATTGACGGTTCATTTACTAACCCAGTTGGAAATCAATGGTTAGATCTTGTCAATCCAGCTACCAATGAGGTGTTCGGCAATATTCCTGCCAGTCAGGAAGATGATGTATTTCTTGCAGTAGAAGCAGCTACAAAATCCCAACTTGCATGGCAAAATTGCTCCTCCAATGACCGTTTTTTGATATTAAATCGAATAGCAGATGGCATTGAAGAACACTTAGAAGAATTAGCACTTGCAGAAACTAGTGATACCGGAAAACCTCTTCAGGCTTCCAGAACCATTGATATCCCAAGAGCCGCTGCCAATTTTCGTTTTTTTGCTACCGCAGCGATGCATTTTGCTTCAGAATCTCATGGCGCCCCCGACTCCATAAATTATACCTTGAGACAACCCATTGGTATTGTAGGTTGCATTTCTCCTTGGAACCTACCCCTATATCTGTTTACCTGGAAAATCGCACCTGCCCTTGCTACTGGAAATTGTGTTATTGCAAAACCTTCAGAGATGAGTCCTACGACAGCCTATTTACTTGGTAAAATTGTTAAAGAAGCAGGATTACCCGATGGCGTTCTCAATATACTTCATGGTTTGGGTCCTCAAGTTGGTATGGCCATGGTCGCTCACCCCAAAATAAAAGCCATATCCTTTACGGGCGGAACCAAAACAGGGCAGACCATAAGCTCAGTTGCTGCACCAATGTTTAAGAAATTGAGTCTCGAACTTGGTGGGAAAAATCCATGTATCGTTTTTAACGATTGTGATTATGACAAAACCCTTTCCGAAGTGAGCAGATTAGCGTTCTCCAATCAAGGCCAAATTTGCCTTTGTGGTTCTAGAATACTGATCCATAAAGATATTTACGAAAAATTCAAAACCGATCTGATTCAAAAAGTTGCCTCAATTCGAATTGGCGATCCCCTGGATTCAAAAACTCAAATGGGATCTTTAATTTCAGCCCAACATCTTGATAAGGTCACAAACTACATCCATCTAGCACAATCAGAAGGTGGAACACTTCTCTTTGGTGGAAATACAATTCATCCTGAAGGCAGGTGTCAGAATGGTGCATTTCTGGAACCAACCGTATTTGAACATTTAGGCCCAAATTGCAGAACCAATCAAGAAGAAATTTTTGGGCCGGTAATTACCTTACAATCATTCAGTGATGAAACAGAAGTCCTAGAACTAGCAAACGCAAGTGAATATGGTCTAGCTGCAAGCATTTGGACCAGAGATTTAAATCGGGCTCATAGACTATCCCAAAATCTTCAATCAGGCATCGTTTGGGTCAATTGCTGGTTATTAAGAGATTTGAGAACACCATTTGGCGGGGTTAAAAACAGTGGAGTGGGTCGAGAAGGTGGTTGGGAAGCCATGCGATTTTTTACGGAAGCAAAGAATGTCTGTATTAAATTCAATTAA
- a CDS encoding twin-arginine translocase TatA/TatE family subunit, protein MVAVVFVVLLLFGGKKIPELMRGLGSGIREFNNAKNSINNEIREGMREAERKELPENK, encoded by the coding sequence ATGGTTGCCGTGGTTTTTGTCGTACTTCTGTTATTTGGAGGTAAGAAAATTCCGGAATTAATGCGTGGACTGGGTTCTGGTATCAGAGAGTTCAACAATGCAAAAAATTCAATTAACAACGAAATCAGGGAAGGAATGCGTGAAGCTGAACGCAAAGAACTTCCAGAAAACAAATAA
- a CDS encoding thiolase family protein, producing the protein MQDAYLVAYNRSAVTKAKKGGFRFMRSDDLAVMIIQGLLAKVPEVSGSLIDDIIVGCANPEGEQGLQIGRQIALRAVGISTPGMTVNRYCASGLETIAIATAKIRAGMGECFIAGGIESMSQIPMEGYKLALNYNVADQHPDYIIGMGLTAEAVAKKYNISREDQDAFSFRSHTLANKAQELGYSDTEIQAIDVTEVLVEQNKRIEKKYTVKADDGIRRDTTLEGLSTLKPVFALGGSVTAGNSSQTSDGAAFFLVMSERLVRSLGVTPIGRLVSCSVAGVEPLYMGIGPCEAIPLALRQAQLKLDDISLIELNEAFAAQSLAVIRQAGLNPDIVNVNGGAIALGHPLGCSGARLSMSLMNELNRRKQQYGIVTACVGGGQGIAGVIERF; encoded by the coding sequence ATGCAAGATGCTTATTTAGTTGCTTACAATCGCAGTGCGGTTACCAAGGCGAAAAAAGGTGGATTCCGATTCATGAGATCCGATGATCTGGCAGTAATGATTATCCAAGGATTGCTAGCTAAAGTACCGGAAGTTAGTGGGTCATTAATAGATGATATCATAGTAGGATGTGCAAATCCAGAGGGAGAGCAGGGCTTGCAGATAGGACGTCAAATTGCATTGAGGGCTGTAGGTATTTCTACTCCTGGTATGACCGTGAATAGATATTGTGCTTCAGGATTGGAGACAATAGCAATTGCAACTGCAAAGATACGCGCTGGCATGGGAGAATGTTTTATTGCCGGAGGAATCGAAAGTATGAGCCAAATACCGATGGAGGGTTATAAGTTAGCATTGAATTACAATGTTGCAGATCAGCATCCGGATTATATTATAGGAATGGGTTTAACAGCAGAGGCGGTTGCAAAGAAATATAACATTTCGAGAGAAGATCAGGATGCGTTTTCATTTCGCTCGCATACACTTGCAAACAAAGCTCAAGAGTTAGGTTATTCTGACACAGAAATTCAAGCTATAGATGTCACTGAAGTTTTGGTGGAACAAAATAAGAGAATCGAGAAAAAATATACCGTAAAAGCGGATGATGGTATTCGGAGGGATACCACTTTAGAAGGATTGTCTACGCTCAAGCCTGTATTCGCATTAGGTGGTTCTGTTACTGCAGGGAATTCATCTCAGACTAGTGATGGAGCAGCGTTTTTTCTAGTGATGAGCGAACGACTTGTTAGATCATTGGGGGTTACACCTATCGGACGATTGGTATCATGTTCAGTAGCAGGTGTGGAGCCCTTATATATGGGAATAGGTCCATGTGAAGCAATTCCATTAGCTTTAAGACAAGCCCAATTGAAACTTGATGATATTTCACTTATCGAATTGAACGAAGCCTTTGCAGCGCAATCATTAGCCGTTATTCGTCAGGCAGGATTGAATCCTGACATCGTGAATGTAAATGGCGGAGCTATTGCCTTAGGACATCCATTAGGTTGTAGTGGAGCGAGACTGAGTATGAGCCTTATGAATGAATTGAATAGACGTAAACAACAGTATGGGATAGTGACTGCTTGTGTAGGGGGAGGTCAAGGAATAGCGGGGGTTATTGAAAGATTTTGA
- a CDS encoding OmpH family outer membrane protein: MRYLAILIWIFSCSNLSFAQTQKIGHVNSQKFLDTLSETKQLAEQLAKYEQSLTATGEQMIKTFQENARKYQQDVKTGNLTPLQQKDMESSLEVEQNAIGKYQQSAQESLNKRRQELLAPLLNRIDEAIKAIGKEAGYQFIFDSSAGLIFYPESEDITPLILKKLMTPK, translated from the coding sequence GTGAGGTATCTTGCAATCCTTATATGGATATTTAGTTGTTCGAATTTATCATTTGCCCAAACCCAAAAGATCGGTCATGTTAATTCTCAAAAGTTTTTAGATACCCTTTCTGAAACTAAACAATTAGCTGAACAGCTTGCAAAATATGAGCAATCGCTGACTGCCACTGGAGAACAAATGATCAAGACATTTCAGGAAAATGCCCGTAAATATCAACAAGACGTTAAAACAGGAAATTTGACGCCACTCCAACAGAAAGATATGGAAAGTAGTCTTGAAGTGGAACAGAATGCCATTGGAAAATACCAACAAAGCGCTCAGGAATCGCTCAATAAAAGGCGTCAGGAGTTATTGGCTCCGCTATTAAATCGTATCGATGAGGCTATAAAAGCAATCGGGAAAGAAGCTGGATATCAATTTATTTTTGATAGTTCTGCCGGGCTTATTTTTTATCCAGAATCAGAAGATATAACCCCTTTGATTTTAAAGAAATTGATGACTCCGAAATAA
- a CDS encoding isopenicillin N synthase family oxygenase — protein sequence MNRAIPFLDLGDFIHGDQSLRNQFVKELGHAFRHIGFVGIVNHGIPRDMVKAFYAQAKQFFSLPVEEKRKYEVPGLAGQRGYTSFGKEHAKQSRVADLKEFYQIGQEVDDSDPIKSEYPDNVMTQDCPEFTKIGNQLYRSFERSGAYLLQAIALDLGLDVDYFEAKIHHGNSILRAIHYPPIIQEPDSAIRSEQHEDINLITLLVGASAGGLQVLTKDNQWLDVVTAEDEIVVNVGDMLQRLTNNVLKSTTHRVVNPPKESWHVPRLSIPFFLHPRSTMDLSCLEHCITKDHPKQYEPITAGEYLSERLMEIGLKK from the coding sequence ATGAATAGGGCAATACCATTTTTAGATTTAGGCGATTTTATTCATGGAGATCAAAGCTTGCGAAACCAGTTTGTAAAGGAATTAGGGCATGCCTTCAGGCACATTGGATTTGTGGGAATCGTCAATCATGGAATACCCAGGGATATGGTTAAAGCGTTTTATGCTCAGGCCAAACAATTTTTTTCATTACCTGTAGAGGAAAAACGCAAATACGAAGTCCCGGGTTTAGCCGGGCAAAGGGGATATACTTCATTTGGAAAAGAGCATGCTAAACAATCCAGAGTAGCTGATCTTAAAGAATTCTACCAAATAGGCCAAGAGGTAGATGATTCAGATCCAATTAAGTCTGAATATCCTGATAATGTGATGACACAGGATTGTCCGGAATTCACAAAAATTGGAAATCAGTTGTATCGATCCTTTGAACGATCTGGAGCTTATTTATTGCAAGCGATTGCATTGGATTTAGGACTTGATGTTGATTATTTTGAAGCTAAAATACATCACGGGAACTCCATTTTAAGGGCCATACATTATCCACCTATAATTCAAGAACCGGATTCTGCCATTAGATCAGAGCAGCATGAAGATATTAATCTCATTACTTTGTTAGTGGGGGCTTCTGCCGGGGGGTTACAAGTATTAACCAAAGATAATCAATGGCTGGATGTAGTCACTGCAGAAGATGAAATAGTTGTAAATGTTGGAGATATGCTTCAACGTCTGACCAATAATGTTTTAAAATCTACAACCCACAGAGTTGTGAATCCTCCTAAGGAATCCTGGCACGTGCCGAGATTGTCTATACCTTTCTTTTTACATCCAAGAAGTACTATGGATTTGTCTTGTTTGGAACATTGCATTACCAAGGATCATCCTAAACAGTATGAACCTATTACTGCTGGGGAATATTTGAGTGAACGTCTTATGGAAATTGGTTTAAAAAAATAG